A stretch of Aspergillus nidulans FGSC A4 chromosome VI DNA encodes these proteins:
- a CDS encoding putative beta-galactosidase (transcript_id=CADANIAT00010299): MSLPHLAQTPNGFQLVVKDKPVLLLPGELHNSSLSSARYMSTVWNYMKEQCINTLLGAVTWEMVEPVEGQFDFTELDSVITDARKHGLYLVLLWFGSYKNGVSTVQVWDADKGRKRTIEMISPFTEEGWKADARAFGKLMEHLKEFDSQHSTVVMVQVENETGLLGDSRDRSTVAERVFAKGFPPELLRHLSTSKSLHPRFIERFGNRLPPSGEINDGQTYAWESIFGPGTAADEAFMAHYISEYDYTVPTTNPLFIPEQRRDDHGARRVWLAYASYGALGTSPFGVDTEATKIGKEYRLLSQTAGYLLNSPPRQRMGFFFDELPETGSPKGKQKWTKVFGNIEVIIERAFVFGKPGPGGGMIIQLYDETSYRFLVVGRGFQVRFRGLDDTVTFTGILEAQEKEVDSETGELRTLRVLNGDETRSGEFLIMPNEDPDYGGFPIAVTIPAKTYIAEVEAYTICEKKI; the protein is encoded by the exons ATGTCCTTGCCTCACCTCGCTCAAACCCCTAATGGGTTCCAGCTTGTCGTCAAAGACAAGCCGGTCCTCCTCCTTCCGGGCGAACTACACaactcctcgctctcctctGCCAGATACATGTCCACTGTTTGGAATTACATGAAAGAACAATGCATCAACACCCTTCTCGGCGCCGTTACCTGGGAAATGGTCGAGCCCGTTGAGGGTCAATTTGACTTTACCGAACTGGATTCGGTCATTACTGACGCACGGAAACACGGGCTATATCTAGTATTACTCTGGTTCGGAAGTTATAAGAACGGAGTCTCGAC GGTGCAAGTTTGGGATGCGGACAAAGGTCGGAAGAGGACAATCGAGATGATCAGTCCGTTCACCGAGGAAGGGTGGAAAGCTGATGCGCGCGCGTTCGGGAAGCTAATGGAGCACCTGAAGGAATTTGACAGCCAACATAGTACAGTCGTCATGGTGCAGGTTGAGAATGAGACGGGCCTCCTGGGAGACTCGAGGGATCGGTCGACTGTGGCGGAGAGGGTATTTGCAAAAGGTTTTCCTCCTgagcttcttcgtcatctctCTACATCCAAGAGTCTACATCCTCGGTTTATCGAACGCTTTGGAAACAGACTTCCACCCTCGGGTGAGATCAACGATGGTCAGACCTATGCCTGGGAAAGCATCTTTGGCCCTGGCACCGCAGCAGACGAAGCCTTCATGGCCCACTATATTTCAGAGTAC GATTACACAGTCCCCACAACGAATCCACTGTTTATACCTGAACAACGGCGCGATGACCATGGAGCAAGAAGGGTATGGCTGGCGTACGCAAGTTATGGGGCACTAGGCACGAGCCCTTTTGGTGTTGACACAGAAGCTACAAAAATCGGAAAAGAATATAGGCTTCTTTCACAGACAGCAGGGTATCTGCTCAACTCCCCCCCAAGGCAGCGGATGGGATTTTTCTTCGATGAGCTGCCGGAGACCGGTTCACCAAAAGGAAAGCAGAAGTGGACAAAGGTGTTCGGAAACATCGAAGTGATTATTGAACGCGCCTTTGTTTTCGGAAAACCTGGTCCTGGTGGGGGCATGATAATCCAGCTGTATGACGAAACGTCATACAGGTTTCTTGTGGTTGGACGCGGATTCCAGGTCCGGTTTCGTGGGCTAGACGACACCGTTACATTCACAGGGATCTTGGAAgcgcaggagaaggaggtcgATAGTGAAACAGGCGAGCTTAGGACGTTGAGAGTGTTGAATGGCGATGAGACAAGAAGCGGCGAGTTTCTTATCATGCCGAACGAGGACCCAGACTATGGAGGGTTCCCTATTGCTGTCACCATCCCGGCGAAAACATATATTGCGGAGGTAGAGGCCTATACTATTTGCGAGAAAAAAATCTAG
- a CDS encoding uncharacterized protein (transcript_id=CADANIAT00010300): protein MACGAIHCAGKAIAAPADGFRHGLDQLRYIEMNGGISGPGGSLEPSMGLEPNTCGEVYCFYSTSIRWCNEDKKHYKTMLYQHIREGAQDVYHKCLTKYKGKDVSGGVIDHNDNWSVIVQEDARCKH, encoded by the exons ATGGCCTGCGGT GCTATCCACTGCGCCGGAAAAGCCATTGCTGCCCCTGCCGACGGCTTCAGACACGGCCTCGACCAGCTGCGCTACATTGAGATGAACGGGGGCATCAGCGGTCCTGGAGGTTCTCTTGAACCATCCATGGGTCTGGAACCCAACACCTGCGGCGAAGTTTACTGCTTCTACAGTACCAGCATCCGCTGGTGTAACGAG GACAAAAAGCACTACAAGACCATGTTGTACCAGCACATACGCGAAGGAGCGCAGGACGTCTACCACAAGTGCTTGACGAAAtacaagggcaaggatgtGTCTGGCGGCGTCATTGACCACAATGACAATTGGTCAGTTATTGTGCAGGAGGATGCGAGGTGCAAGCATTAG
- a CDS encoding uncharacterized protein (transcript_id=CADANIAT00010301) → MYFNNSTRALLVVVAVFAVMVSGHHVRCAGKALAAPTKDLKDAITYLRAMADGKLWHSGDIPAPPKVHTLRPNSCEQIACIQNAEVRWCNDDTTKSRSMEVKHIAEGASVLLNECKDIYKGEEVAGGLLTHPDKWSVIVQEPAKCKVHTWQG, encoded by the exons ATGtacttcaacaacagcactCGAGCTCTACTCGTAGTCGTGGCCGTATTCGCTGTCATGGTTTCCGGT CACCACGTCCGCTGCGCTGGCAAAGCCCTCGCAGCCCCCACAAAAGACTTGAAAGACGCGATCACCTACCTTCGCGCCATGGCGGACGGGAAGCTCTGGCACTCTGGTGACATTCCCGCGCCTCCAAAGGTCCACACCCTTCGCCCGAACTCTTGTGAGCAGATTGCATGTATTCAAAATGCAGAGGTTAGGTGGTGCAACGAT GATACTACCAAGTCTCGTAGTATGGAGGTCAAGCATATTGCCGAAGGTGCCTCCGTTCTTCTAAATGAGTGCAAAGATATCTATAAGGGAGAGGAAGTCGCTGGTGGACTGCTTACACACCCGGATAAATGGTCTGTTATCGTGCAGGAGCCCGCTAAGTGCAAGGTTCACACTTGGCAGGGATGA